The Hymenobacter sp. GOD-10R genome includes a window with the following:
- a CDS encoding MotA/TolQ/ExbB proton channel family protein, with the protein MEQKNAINKNARPAAASAPKSEEKGGGGAFAAIVIPLAFVVALVLYKFVLGNGANFQGGNNENLPLPGNILGTIYAGGFIVPILLTLLILVITFTIERLLTIGKAKGSKSIESFVRSIRQKLNTNDVNGAIAVCDQQKGSVANVVKAGLLKYKEMEQDRVMEKDQKVLAIQKEIEESTALELPMLEKNLVILSTIASVATLIGLLGTVFGMIRAFSALANAGAPDAAALSTGISEALINTAFGIGTSALAIIAYNYFTSKIDALTYSIDEAGFSIIQTFAAQHGETETYKA; encoded by the coding sequence ATGGAACAAAAGAATGCCATCAACAAGAATGCACGGCCCGCTGCTGCCTCGGCTCCTAAGAGCGAAGAAAAAGGCGGTGGAGGTGCGTTCGCTGCCATCGTTATTCCGCTGGCCTTTGTAGTTGCCCTCGTACTTTACAAGTTCGTTCTAGGTAACGGCGCTAACTTCCAAGGCGGCAACAACGAAAACTTGCCGCTACCCGGCAACATCTTGGGTACCATTTACGCTGGAGGTTTCATTGTACCGATTCTGCTAACACTCCTCATCTTGGTAATTACCTTCACCATCGAGCGTCTGTTGACAATTGGTAAAGCGAAAGGTTCTAAGAGCATCGAGAGCTTCGTACGTTCTATCCGTCAGAAGCTGAACACAAACGATGTAAATGGTGCTATTGCTGTATGCGATCAGCAAAAAGGCTCTGTAGCTAACGTGGTAAAAGCTGGCTTGCTCAAGTACAAAGAGATGGAGCAAGACCGCGTAATGGAGAAAGACCAGAAAGTACTGGCTATCCAGAAAGAAATCGAAGAATCGACGGCCTTGGAGCTCCCTATGTTGGAGAAAAACCTAGTTATCCTGTCGACTATCGCTTCTGTAGCAACGCTTATCGGTCTGCTAGGTACGGTATTCGGTATGATCCGCGCTTTCTCGGCTCTTGCTAACGCTGGTGCTCCTGACGCTGCCGCTCTTTCAACTGGTATTTCGGAAGCCTTGATCAATACCGCTTTCGGTATCGGTACGTCGGCTTTGGCTATCATCGCTTACAACTACTTTACCAGCAAAATCGACGCTCTTACTTACAGCATCGACGAAGCAGGTTTCAGCATCATTCAGACGTTTGCTGCTCAACACGGCGAAACGGAAACTTATAAGGCATAA
- a CDS encoding biopolymer transporter ExbD: MPKVKPHRTSPSLDMTPMVDLAFLLVTFFMLTTKFAPQEEVVVDTPASTSEIRLPESHVIIISIDKDKRVFFGMDDAKPKADMLARVGTKFGVSFDANMAKNFSNIASFGVPVQQLPDFLSRDTEQRKAIKQPGIPIDSVNNQLTEWVVAAQGASYKAFGKPAFIAIRGDGAADVPTVQKVIKLLQDKNINRFNLITDLEGKPGVAGK; encoded by the coding sequence ATGCCTAAAGTAAAACCTCACAGAACGTCCCCTTCGTTGGATATGACTCCGATGGTGGACTTGGCATTCCTGCTGGTGACCTTCTTCATGCTCACCACCAAATTTGCTCCGCAAGAGGAAGTGGTGGTTGACACGCCAGCATCAACGTCGGAAATACGCTTACCTGAAAGCCACGTCATTATTATTTCAATTGACAAGGACAAACGGGTATTCTTTGGTATGGACGACGCGAAGCCAAAGGCCGATATGCTAGCTCGGGTAGGTACCAAGTTTGGAGTCTCGTTCGACGCCAATATGGCTAAGAACTTCTCCAATATTGCCAGCTTTGGCGTACCCGTGCAGCAGCTCCCCGACTTTTTGAGCCGGGATACTGAGCAGCGCAAAGCCATTAAGCAACCAGGTATTCCGATCGATTCGGTAAATAACCAGTTGACTGAGTGGGTAGTTGCTGCTCAAGGCGCATCGTATAAGGCTTTTGGTAAACCCGCATTCATCGCCATTCGTGGGGATGGTGCCGCTGACGTACCAACGGTACAGAAGGTCATCAAGCTTCTGCAGGACAAGAACATCAACCGTTTCAACCTGATTACAGACTTGGAAGGCAAGCCAGGTGTAGCAGGGAAGTAA
- a CDS encoding biopolymer transporter ExbD, translating to MAEIQQQADSGKGGKKRAKKMSTKIDMTPMVDLAFLLLTFFMLTTTFSKPTVMQLNMPVKPKENEQQSEIKASNAFTILLGENNKVYYYDGLVDATSKPELKLTNYAANGIRQILLAHKSNPDLVVLIKPAEKASYKNMVDILDEMNITNQKKYALVNIAKEDSDLIKSSGL from the coding sequence ATGGCAGAAATCCAACAACAAGCCGACTCCGGTAAAGGTGGGAAGAAGCGAGCCAAGAAAATGTCGACCAAAATCGACATGACTCCTATGGTGGACCTAGCTTTTCTTCTCCTCACCTTCTTCATGCTGACTACCACCTTCAGCAAGCCGACAGTCATGCAGCTTAACATGCCAGTTAAGCCCAAAGAAAACGAGCAGCAGTCGGAGATTAAAGCATCAAATGCTTTTACCATCCTACTGGGAGAGAACAACAAAGTATATTACTACGATGGCTTGGTAGACGCAACGTCCAAGCCTGAGTTGAAGCTCACCAACTATGCTGCGAATGGCATCCGCCAGATCTTATTAGCACACAAAAGCAATCCTGATCTGGTAGTGCTGATCAAACCAGCCGAAAAAGCTTCTTACAAGAACATGGTAGACATCCTCGACGAGATGAACATCACGAACCAAAAGAAGTACGCGTTGGTGAACATAGCCAAAGAAGACAGCGACTTAATTAAAAGCTCAGGGCTATGA
- a CDS encoding TonB family protein, translating into MMDNTQLAKASLDDIVFEGRNKAYGAYVLRRLYGKNVSRALLIAVALFAIGVSFPLIAAMLKPEEKIVEKPKNLKVNELMQPPPLDPATPPPPPPPPPPPSAPPPPPPVVSTIKFTPPVVKRDNEVRKEEKVPDQDELEGKQIATETVKGNTDAPPPPDLSGIEGGTGAEPVKEVVDAKVYTYVEQMPVFPGGNDALLAAIQKNTKYPPLALRNQVEGKVFITFVVGPDGAVSGVTVQKGIGSGCDEAAVAAVKTLPRFTPGKQNGRAVSVSFTVPVTFAIK; encoded by the coding sequence ATGATGGATAACACACAACTGGCCAAGGCGTCCTTAGATGACATTGTCTTCGAAGGACGAAATAAAGCCTACGGAGCCTATGTGCTCCGGCGTTTGTACGGTAAAAACGTCTCACGTGCACTTCTCATTGCAGTAGCTCTTTTCGCCATTGGAGTAAGCTTTCCGCTAATCGCGGCAATGCTGAAGCCTGAGGAGAAAATTGTTGAGAAACCTAAAAATCTAAAGGTGAATGAGCTCATGCAGCCACCACCCTTGGATCCGGCAACGCCACCGCCACCACCCCCGCCGCCGCCGCCGCCTTCTGCGCCGCCGCCCCCACCACCGGTAGTATCAACTATCAAGTTTACGCCTCCAGTGGTAAAGCGTGACAACGAAGTTCGCAAGGAGGAAAAGGTACCAGACCAAGACGAGCTGGAAGGCAAGCAGATCGCAACAGAGACCGTAAAAGGTAACACTGATGCGCCGCCGCCCCCCGACTTGAGCGGTATTGAAGGCGGTACTGGTGCTGAGCCTGTGAAAGAGGTAGTAGACGCTAAAGTTTACACCTATGTAGAGCAAATGCCGGTGTTCCCGGGCGGTAACGATGCACTTCTCGCTGCCATCCAGAAGAACACTAAGTATCCTCCACTTGCTTTGCGCAACCAAGTAGAAGGTAAAGTATTCATTACTTTCGTCGTAGGTCCAGATGGTGCTGTTTCTGGCGTAACTGTTCAGAAAGGTATCGGCTCAGGTTGCGATGAGGCTGCTGTAGCAGCAGTGAAAACTCTACCCCGTTTCACACCTGGTAAGCAAAACGGACGTGCTGTAAGTGTATCGTTTACAGTACCGGTAACATTCGCTATCAAATAG
- a CDS encoding TonB family protein, whose product MTLLNLLTATLDDIVFERRNKAYGAFLLRKLYNRHLATAITIASALAFLLVAVPMLVQQLWPAEATAVSPPKKEVIELYRVILPPKQVQPAALQPKAIRHPMVKAQSQPSAPKVVADNQVKPEIRRLDVAPPVIQPGAIVGTEDLVGDSEATNSTATNTTGTVGGATATETAPSGTFTFVEVMPEFSGGQEALRRYMQRNLHYPSTALANNIAGKVFVSFVVNADGTISNVEILKGLGYGTDEEAIRVVRSMPSWKPGRQNNHPVSVRYTMPITFRYE is encoded by the coding sequence ATGACCCTTTTAAACTTGCTCACTGCCACACTCGACGACATTGTCTTCGAAAGACGAAACAAAGCTTACGGAGCCTTTTTGCTCCGTAAGCTTTACAACCGGCATTTAGCCACAGCCATTACTATAGCCTCTGCTCTAGCGTTCTTGTTAGTTGCTGTACCGATGTTGGTGCAACAGCTCTGGCCTGCAGAAGCAACAGCAGTTTCTCCGCCTAAAAAAGAAGTAATTGAACTCTATCGTGTCATTTTGCCACCTAAACAGGTGCAGCCGGCAGCACTGCAACCCAAAGCAATCCGTCATCCAATGGTGAAGGCTCAGTCTCAACCTAGTGCGCCTAAAGTAGTAGCAGACAACCAAGTAAAACCAGAAATAAGAAGGCTCGATGTAGCACCTCCCGTGATACAGCCTGGAGCTATAGTTGGGACAGAGGACTTGGTTGGGGACTCAGAAGCAACCAATAGCACTGCAACCAACACAACAGGCACAGTAGGGGGCGCCACAGCAACAGAAACAGCGCCATCAGGCACCTTCACTTTTGTAGAGGTGATGCCCGAGTTTTCGGGTGGTCAGGAGGCGCTGCGTCGCTATATGCAGCGTAATCTCCATTATCCTAGCACAGCGCTAGCAAATAATATTGCTGGTAAAGTGTTCGTTTCCTTTGTGGTCAATGCTGATGGTACTATCTCAAATGTAGAAATACTGAAAGGGCTAGGCTACGGTACTGACGAAGAAGCTATTAGAGTGGTACGTAGTATGCCGAGCTGGAAACCGGGTCGGCAAAACAACCATCCTGTTTCTGTACGTTATACTATGCCGATTACTTTTCGGTACGAGTAA
- a CDS encoding PstS family phosphate ABC transporter substrate-binding protein, which produces MHANLLKTGVTLALAVSLFTACNQTQSGNATSATDTPTSGNVAISVDETFAPIIKSEVDTFQKLYQSAKVTAYYKPEQEVLQDLLDDKVKLAVLTRELNAAERAEFDRLKLVPRATKIATDGLAIIVHPSNPDSLLSLPQLRDIFTGKAQQWSQVSGKKALATINVVFDANRSSTTRYIQDSVTRGAALTPRAFAAKSNSALLDYVANHPNAIGVVGANWISDRDDAAVQTFLQKVRVVSVSTQTDPPNRDDYVQPYQAYLALKTYPLTRTVYVVSREARAGLGTGFTSFVAGNQGQLIILKAGLLPAIGQMRVVNTNKL; this is translated from the coding sequence ATGCACGCTAATCTGCTTAAAACTGGAGTTACCCTAGCTTTGGCTGTTTCGCTATTCACAGCTTGCAACCAAACGCAGAGCGGCAATGCCACTAGTGCAACTGATACGCCTACTAGCGGTAACGTTGCGATTAGTGTAGATGAGACATTTGCACCTATCATCAAGTCAGAAGTAGATACCTTCCAGAAGCTTTATCAAAGCGCAAAAGTGACGGCTTACTACAAGCCCGAGCAGGAAGTGCTACAGGATTTGCTAGATGATAAGGTAAAACTAGCAGTCTTGACGCGTGAGTTGAATGCAGCCGAGCGTGCTGAGTTTGATCGGCTGAAGCTAGTGCCACGTGCTACTAAGATTGCAACGGATGGGTTGGCCATCATTGTGCATCCTAGCAATCCAGATTCTTTGCTGAGTTTACCGCAACTACGAGACATCTTCACCGGCAAAGCGCAGCAATGGTCGCAGGTGAGCGGTAAAAAAGCGTTGGCTACCATCAACGTAGTATTTGATGCGAACCGCTCTAGTACCACCCGCTATATTCAGGATTCGGTGACACGTGGTGCGGCTCTCACGCCGCGTGCTTTTGCCGCAAAATCGAACTCTGCTTTGCTCGATTACGTTGCTAATCATCCTAACGCTATTGGTGTAGTTGGGGCCAACTGGATTAGTGACCGGGACGATGCTGCTGTGCAAACGTTTCTCCAGAAGGTGCGAGTGGTAAGTGTGAGCACCCAAACTGATCCGCCTAATCGGGATGATTATGTTCAGCCTTATCAAGCTTACTTAGCACTGAAAACCTACCCTTTAACTCGTACAGTATACGTCGTTAGCAGGGAGGCCCGCGCAGGATTAGGCACTGGTTTTACCTCATTTGTTGCCGGTAATCAAGGACAACTCATTATCTTGAAAGCCGGTTTGCTTCCTGCCATTGGACAAATGAGGGTTGTAAACACCAATAAACTGTAA
- a CDS encoding tetratricopeptide repeat protein — MKQGSSPEAAYELGRLYQLREVPDSAAYYFNRVPLNPKDAFSLVAAGRAALAQGKTAEAEAQFDNAVKASKGKDAKIFTLIAQAYAESDVKDITKATTYVDAGQKANKGKDEPMLMIARGDIYQKTDAGGGEAMNSYERASMADPNNVLAYYKKGELNFRSRNYNEARTNFEKAISLDPNYAPAYRDLAEMYYFANQYPLALETFQKYQKVAEQSPETDAEYASFLFLTKKYPESLTEIQKVLAKEPNNIAMNRLMAYTLYETGQNDQAMAAMDKYMKMVPADKLIKDDNLYYGKMLSKAGRDDEALALLQKAAQASPKDAGEIQGALAQTYMQKKDYPNAIKAFKAKMGGGAPLLTDQVLLATAYSSNKQYQQADSLYNLVLTARPTYAPGYQMRASNAYYMDPDSKQGTARPYWEKYVELAKADPTKYKDGLTTAYEYLGYYYFQKGDKAAALPYYQQLLALDPSNARAKAGIESIQGKKTATSARK, encoded by the coding sequence TTGAAACAAGGATCTTCGCCCGAAGCTGCGTATGAGCTAGGTCGTCTTTACCAACTGCGTGAAGTACCTGATTCAGCTGCTTATTATTTCAACCGCGTTCCTCTTAACCCGAAAGATGCTTTCAGCCTAGTAGCTGCCGGCCGTGCTGCTTTGGCTCAAGGAAAAACAGCCGAAGCCGAAGCGCAATTTGACAATGCCGTCAAAGCTAGCAAAGGCAAAGACGCGAAGATCTTCACCCTGATTGCGCAGGCCTACGCCGAATCAGACGTGAAGGATATCACGAAGGCAACTACTTACGTAGACGCTGGCCAGAAAGCCAATAAAGGCAAAGATGAGCCGATGCTCATGATTGCGCGCGGTGATATCTACCAGAAGACCGATGCGGGTGGTGGCGAAGCGATGAACAGCTACGAGCGTGCTAGCATGGCCGACCCAAACAATGTGCTAGCTTACTACAAAAAAGGAGAGTTGAACTTCCGCTCACGGAATTACAACGAAGCTCGCACGAACTTCGAAAAGGCTATCAGCCTTGATCCGAACTATGCACCGGCATACCGCGACTTAGCGGAGATGTATTACTTCGCTAACCAATATCCTCTGGCTCTGGAAACTTTCCAGAAGTACCAGAAAGTAGCCGAACAGTCACCGGAAACGGATGCTGAGTACGCTTCCTTCCTGTTCTTGACCAAGAAGTACCCAGAGTCGCTAACTGAAATTCAAAAGGTACTGGCCAAAGAGCCGAATAACATCGCGATGAACCGTTTGATGGCTTATACGTTGTATGAGACGGGCCAGAACGACCAAGCGATGGCGGCAATGGATAAGTACATGAAAATGGTACCCGCCGACAAGCTCATCAAAGACGACAACTTGTATTACGGCAAGATGCTGTCGAAAGCAGGCCGCGACGATGAGGCACTAGCTCTTCTGCAGAAGGCTGCACAGGCATCACCTAAAGATGCCGGTGAAATTCAGGGTGCCTTAGCGCAGACATACATGCAGAAGAAGGATTATCCGAATGCCATTAAGGCTTTCAAGGCCAAAATGGGCGGCGGAGCTCCTCTACTCACTGATCAGGTATTGCTAGCCACTGCTTATAGCAGCAACAAACAGTACCAGCAAGCAGATAGCCTGTATAACCTAGTGTTGACAGCTCGGCCGACGTATGCGCCAGGTTATCAGATGCGAGCTAGCAATGCCTACTACATGGATCCGGATTCCAAGCAGGGCACAGCACGGCCCTATTGGGAAAAGTATGTAGAGCTAGCCAAAGCTGATCCTACGAAATATAAGGACGGCTTGACGACAGCTTACGAGTACCTAGGCTACTATTACTTCCAAAAAGGTGATAAGGCAGCTGCCCTGCCCTATTATCAGCAATTGCTGGCCTTAGATCCCAGCAATGCAAGAGCGAAGGCTGGTATCGAATCTATTCAAGGTAAAAAGACGGCTACCTCAGCTCGCAAATAA
- a CDS encoding RluA family pseudouridine synthase gives MTEEDLLPTPDNLPEEEDTDGGDELYEHHRIRVDKGQELLRLDKFLFNRLPNASRTKIQNAIEAEAVQVNDRAVKPNYRVKPFDVITITLPEPPREFKVVPEPMDLDIRYEDESLLIVNKPAGLVVHPAFGNWNGTLVNGLAYHLSNLPTGRNGEIRPGLVHRIDKDTSGLLVIGKTEWAMTHLSQQFFHHTIERTYLALVWGVPKEPQGTIRGHIGRSIKDRKIQAVYPDGEQGKPAVTHYKVLRSFQHVALLQCNLETGRTHQIRAHMKYIGHPLFSDATYGGDRIVYGQPVGSYKTFVENAFKVMPRQALHAKSLGFIHPVTGEQVHFEAELPADFEAVLAKWEVYAT, from the coding sequence ATGACCGAAGAAGATCTACTTCCAACTCCTGATAACCTGCCGGAAGAAGAGGATACAGACGGCGGTGACGAACTCTATGAGCATCATCGCATCCGCGTAGATAAAGGGCAGGAATTATTACGCCTTGACAAGTTTCTGTTCAACCGGCTACCCAACGCCTCGCGCACCAAGATTCAGAATGCTATAGAGGCTGAAGCAGTACAGGTAAATGATAGAGCCGTAAAGCCTAACTACCGCGTCAAGCCCTTCGACGTTATTACCATAACGCTACCGGAGCCACCGCGTGAGTTCAAAGTGGTACCAGAGCCCATGGATCTGGACATCCGTTACGAAGATGAATCGTTGTTGATCGTGAATAAGCCAGCAGGCTTAGTAGTGCATCCAGCCTTTGGGAATTGGAACGGAACGCTAGTGAACGGACTGGCTTACCACTTGAGTAATTTACCAACTGGCCGCAACGGCGAAATTCGGCCTGGCTTAGTACACCGTATTGATAAGGATACGTCGGGCCTTTTAGTAATCGGTAAAACCGAGTGGGCGATGACGCACCTCTCGCAGCAATTTTTTCATCATACCATTGAGCGCACTTACCTAGCTTTGGTATGGGGGGTGCCCAAGGAGCCACAAGGTACCATCAGGGGGCATATTGGACGCAGTATTAAGGACCGGAAGATTCAGGCTGTGTACCCCGATGGCGAGCAGGGCAAACCCGCTGTGACGCATTACAAAGTACTACGCTCTTTTCAGCATGTGGCGCTGTTGCAGTGTAATCTCGAGACGGGACGTACGCATCAGATTAGAGCTCACATGAAGTACATTGGACACCCGCTGTTCTCCGACGCCACGTACGGCGGCGACCGGATTGTGTACGGGCAGCCTGTTGGCTCCTATAAGACGTTTGTTGAAAACGCCTTCAAAGTAATGCCACGCCAGGCTTTGCATGCTAAATCACTCGGCTTTATACACCCCGTTACGGGCGAGCAAGTTCATTTTGAGGCCGAACTGCCCGCCGACTTTGAAGCTGTATTAGCGAAGTGGGAAGTGTACGCTACCTAG
- a CDS encoding OmpH family outer membrane protein: MNKIRLALAAAALTFATSTAALAQAPLKIGYTSVEYVLSQMPESKQIESQLKTYSGQLENQLKSKYSDYQTKADAYQKGAAAMTEVVRADKEKELTGLQTSIQEFQRSADQSLQQKQQALLKPALDKLQKTIDQVADENGYTYVLNSDGASPVLLHGPKDGDISDLVLKKMGITPGAAAAAASTAPATTPTAAPAVPTSNSAASKTKTKKK; encoded by the coding sequence ATGAACAAAATCCGTCTTGCCCTAGCCGCGGCTGCTCTCACTTTCGCTACGTCTACTGCTGCACTGGCCCAAGCTCCGTTGAAAATCGGATACACCAGCGTGGAGTACGTGCTCAGCCAGATGCCCGAGAGCAAGCAGATTGAGTCGCAACTGAAGACGTATAGCGGCCAGCTGGAGAATCAGCTGAAAAGCAAATACAGCGATTACCAGACGAAAGCTGACGCTTACCAGAAAGGTGCTGCAGCTATGACCGAGGTCGTACGGGCCGATAAAGAGAAAGAATTGACTGGTCTGCAGACTTCTATTCAGGAGTTTCAGCGCAGTGCCGACCAGAGCCTACAGCAGAAGCAACAGGCATTGCTGAAGCCTGCGCTCGACAAGCTTCAGAAAACCATTGACCAAGTAGCTGATGAGAACGGCTACACTTATGTGTTGAACTCGGATGGTGCTAGCCCGGTCTTGTTACACGGTCCGAAAGATGGCGACATCTCAGATCTAGTACTGAAGAAAATGGGCATTACGCCTGGCGCTGCTGCCGCCGCTGCTAGCACTGCACCTGCTACTACGCCAACAGCTGCACCTGCTGTTCCGACCAGTAATAGTGCCGCTAGCAAGACCAAAACCAAAAAGAAGTAA